The following coding sequences are from one Dreissena polymorpha isolate Duluth1 chromosome 8, UMN_Dpol_1.0, whole genome shotgun sequence window:
- the LOC127842310 gene encoding protein yellow-like — protein sequence MASGAAPESPMPQVIYQWNIIEYEWPNDTVKQAKKASGEYIPNNSAINGIKLYKDKVFVTVPRLRTGVPSMTLSNVTLLRPYPNWEMQMLWNCDALQRVQSMEVDPHAGQMWIVDTGYRESMSNVTTVPKDACPPKIIIFDINSHSIVHKYTFPLDVTGVGRFYLNDIVLGFENGAARYAYISDTLAYKLVVYDYKTDLSWAYTHPNMVADAAYKNLTIGNETTTIITGINGIALSPDYQYLYYSSVAGVGLHQIKTSVLISARGDTDKFAAAVRTIGTKVSPGDGMAYGSNHNLYYSALGENGIYKWDVRKDLGSAAGSFYSVEMKTHAEFVSDARMQWVDTLAIDGAGFLWFTTSRLNKLFSEGGVQHHEPNFYIWKVYVGDTNYMTVAKPTLGAGSISSSILMICLSVIFAACLL from the exons ATGGCGTCTGGTGCAGCGCCCGAGAGCCCCATGCCTCAGGTTATATACCAGTGGAATATCATTGAGTATGAATGGCCTAACGACACCGTGAAGCAGGCAAAGAAGGCCAGCGGCGAGTATATCCCCAACAACAGTGCCATTAACGGAATCAAACTTTACAAGGACAAGGTCTTTGTCACAGTTCCGCGCCTTCGTACCGGCGTGCCTTC CATGACGCTATCGAACGTGACATTGCTGCGACCCTACCCCAACTGGGAGATGCAGATGTTGTGGAATTGCGACGCCCTTCAGCGCGTGCAGAGTATGGAAGTGGACCCACACGCTGGTCAAATGTGGATTGTGGACACTG GTTATCGCGAGAGCATGAGCAACGTCACCACCGTGCCCAAGGACGCGTGCCCCCCAAAGATCATCATATTCGACATCAACAGCCACTCCATCGTCCACAAATACACGTTCCCGCTGGACGTCACGGGCGTCGGCAGGTTTTACTTGAATGACATCGTTCTAGGCTTCGAAAATGGCGCGGCTAGGTACGCCTATATCTCGGACACGCTGGCGTACAAGCTAGTCGTGTACGACTATAAAACGGACCTTTCATGGGCGTACACGCACCCAAACATGGTGGCAGACGCTGCGTACAAGAATCTGACGATTGGGAATGAAACGACGACGATAATCACCGGTATCAACGGCATCGCGCTGTCCCCCGATTATCAGTATCTCTACTACAGCTCCGTCGCTGGTGTCGGCCTGCACCAGATCAAGACGTCAGTCCTGATATCGGCGAGAGGCGACACCGACAAATTCGCAGCCGCCGTACGGACGATAGGCACGAAGGTCTCCCCCGGCGACGGCATGGCGTACGGAAGCAACCACAATCTGTACTACTCGGCGCTTGGAGAGAACGGCATATATAAGTGGGACGTCCGTAAGGATCTTGGGAGCGCCGCCGGAAGTTTCTATTCAGTTGAGATGAAGACACACGCGGAGTTCGTTTCAGATGCCCGGATGCAGTGGGTAGACACGCTCGCGATCGACGGCGCCGGCTTCCTGTGGTTCACGACCAGCCGTCTGAATAAACTGTTTAGCGAGGGGGGCGTGCAGCACCATGAGCCGAACTTCTACATTTGGAAGGTGTACGTCGGTGATACCAACTACATGACTGTGGCGAAACCAACTCTGGGCGCCGGAAGTATCTCTTCTTCCATTCTGATGATATGTCTGAGTGTCATTTTTGCTGCTTGCCTTTTGTAA
- the LOC127843191 gene encoding MAM and LDL-receptor class A domain-containing protein 2-like encodes MKLRIILVVTVLFAETDASCGGWRSCSSSCGGGQHERTCDSGLFGWGSETQSEACNEFCYNGGYYSYSRCSCHPWRSGSCCEYCNHISIAHCVPGRQECGGSPDGIRCTECDSPYQPAGFNNGCVRIPCSDRNGLCDHICSTVSGVAQCACNTGYRLASNGYSCTDIDECIEGTSGCEHNCTNNHGSYVCSCSSGFTLEADNHSCNVEPCTFDPHTQCIWKDAPSGDDFDWTMTSGETPSSGTGPSMDHTMKNNYGKYLYIETSGSRKTGDRAWLVSPLLLPVSHPERCLQFWYNMNGPTIGFLSVFKTRNGDAPGTKIWGMSGDQGPEWKVASVTVASADQYQLIIEAVAGSSYFGDIAIDDITMSPNPCKQEPNLVN; translated from the exons ATGAAACTCAGGATAATACTTGTGGTGACCGTTCTCTTTGCAGAAACTGATG CAAGCTGTGGTGGATGGCGTTCCTGTAGCAGTTCCTGTGGCGGAGGACAGCACGAAAGGACCTGTGATAGTGGACTGTTCGGCTGGGGCTCGGAAACCCAGTCCGAGGCTTGCAACGAGTTCTGTTACAATGGCGGTTACTACAGCTACTCCAGGTGCTCATGCCATCCTTGGCGAAGCGGAAGTTGTTgtgaat ACTGCAACCATATTTCTATTGCCCATTGCGTGCCCGGGCGTCAAGAGTGCGGTGGCAGCCCAGACGGCATCCGGTGTACAGAGTGCGACTCGCCCTACCAGCCGGCTGGCTTCAATAACGGATGCG TGCGTATACCATGCAGTGACAGAAATGGTCTATGCGACCACATTTGCAGCACAGTTTCCGGCGTTGCCCAATGCGCGTGTAACACGGGCTATCGACTTGCCTCGAATGGCTATTCGTGTACAG ACATCGACGAATGTATAGAAGGGACGTCAGGGTGTGAACACAACTGCACCAACAACCACGGATCATATGTGTGTAGTTGCTCTTCTGGATTTACACTAGAGGCAGATAACCATAGCTGCAATG ttgagcCATGCACGTTTGATCCTCACACGCAGTGTATCTGGAAAGATGCCCCGTCTGGGGACGACTTTGACTGGACAATGACCAGTGGTGAAACACCAAGCTCTGGGACAGGGCCGTCCATGGATCACACCATGAAAAACAATTATG GTAAATACCTGTACATTGAAACCAGCGGCTCCCGGAAGACAGGCGACAGAGCCTGGTTAGTAAGTCCCCTACTACTTCCGGTATCGCACCCGGAACGCTGCCTGCAGTTCTGGTACAATATGAACGGTCCTACCATCGGATTTCTGAGCGTCTTCAAGACGAGAAATGGCGATGCGCCCGGAACCAAGATATGGGGAATGTCCGGTGATCAGGGACCAGAGTGGAAAGTTGCCTCTGTCACCGTGGCGTCAGCTGACCAGTACCAG TTGATCATTGAAGCGGTCGCCGGCAGCAGTTATTTTGGAGATATTGCCATTGACGATATCACGATGTCGCCAAATCCGTGCAAGCAAGAACCGAATCTTGTAAATTGA